The Natronolimnobius baerhuensis DNA segment GTGACTGAGATCTAACAGCGAATTACTCGATAGTCAGTCCGCTATCTCCACCCGCAGACCCGTCATCGCCTTCGTCCCACTCGAGTTCGAACTCGATGCTTCGCTCGGCATCGCCACCGCTGCTCGAGGTCTCGCGTTCGGCTTTGATCTCGAACGTTGGACGCGGTGGTGGCGAGACGGTCACGGAGTCACCGCCGGCCTCGAGTGAGATTGGTTCACCGGCCTCGAGGCTGTCGGCGACGGTTCGAAGCGAGTTCGCGATATC contains these protein-coding regions:
- a CDS encoding amphi-Trp domain-containing protein translates to MAEEVLFKFEQDMDRSDIANSLRTVADSLEAGEPISLEAGGDSVTVSPPPRPTFEIKAERETSSSGGDAERSIEFELEWDEGDDGSAGGDSGLTIE